From Erigeron canadensis isolate Cc75 chromosome 8, C_canadensis_v1, whole genome shotgun sequence, one genomic window encodes:
- the LOC122611272 gene encoding epoxide hydrolase 4-like, translating to MVNFFAIQQQLSIYLLKLAGVQTQKVEIEPGTYMNFLVPNETIQKPNKKTKQTTTNPVKQNKPIVVLIHGFAANGIATWQFQIGGLVKEYSIYIPDLLFFGGSFSDSSDRSPRFQAQCLVTALRKLGVERCVVVGFSYGGIVAFKMAELYPEMVRAMVISGSIIAMTDSFTQATMKELGFSSLSEFLLPSSVKDLKTTFRVVTHKKFRFPSFLYKDYLQMMFDNRKERAELLEGLIVSNNEDIPHFPQKIHLLWGENDRIMKMELAQNLKRQLGENTTVEGISKGGHLVHLERPCVYTRCIKRFLASLPVEDEPAK from the exons ATGGTCAACTTTTTTGCAATTCAACAGCAATTAAGCATTTACTTATTAAAATTGGCAGGTGTCCAAACTCAAAAAGTCGAAATAGAGCCGGGAACCTATATGAACTTTTTGGTTCCAAACGAAACCATtcaaaaaccaaacaaaaaaaccaaacaaaCTACAACCAACCCCGTCAAACAAAATAAGCCCATTGTCGTGTTAATCCATGGTTTTGCAGCTAACGGCATTGCCACATGGCAGTTCCAAATTGGTGGACTTGTAAAAGAATACTCAATTTACATACCTGATCTTTTGTTTTTTGGTGGGTCGTTTTCAGATAGCAGTGATCGCTCACCACGGTTTCAAGCACAGTGTTTGGTTACGGCGTTAAGGAAGTTGGGTGTTGAGAGATGTGTAGTTGTCGGGTTTAGTTATGGCGGTATAGTAGCTTTCAAAATGGCTGAACTATATCCAGAAATGGTTAGAGCTATGGTCATTTCGGGTTCCATAATTGCTATGACTGATTCCTTCACTCAAGCAACAATGAAAGAGTTGGGGTTTTCGTCTTTATCAGAGTTTTTGTTGCCGAGTTCTGTAAAGGATTTGAAGACAACTTTTCGCGTTGTCACACATAAGAAGTTTAGGTTTCCTAGTTTCCTTTACAAGGATTACCTCCAG ATGATGTTTGACAACAGAAAGGAAAGAGCAGAGCTATTGGAGGGACTCATAGTTAGCAATAATGAAGACATTCCACATTTTCCACAG AAAATACATCTCCTATGGGGCGAGAACGATCGAATAATGAAGATGGAACTAGCTCAAAACTTGAAAAG ACAACTAGGAGAAAATACAACCGTTGAGGGCATAAGTAAGGGAGGCCACCTTGTTCATTTAGAACGACCATGCGTCTATACCCGGTGTATCAAGAGGTTCCTTGCCTCCCTACCCGTAGAAGATGAACCAGCAAAATAA